One genomic segment of Pseudomonas sp. RU47 includes these proteins:
- the ftrA gene encoding transcriptional regulator FtrA — protein MPTSPGLVAILAYDGLCTFEFGIAVEVFGLTRPEFDFPWYTHAIAAVDQGPMRALGGIQVLADGGLELLAEARTIIIPGWRDRNAAVPDELLDALRQAHARGARLLSICSGVFVLAATGLLDGHGATTHWRYTAELAQRFPAIAVDADVLYVDSGQLITSAGSAAGIDACLHLVARDFGTQVANSVARRLVMSPQRTGGQAQFIPTPVSPTPRNDLSRVMQWARERLHEPLEVRDLASEAAMSERTFLRRFTEASGQSPKAWLQHERLARARELLESTPHNTEQIAERCGYRSVESFRVAFRGVVGVPPSVYRERFGRGVKVVGS, from the coding sequence ATGCCGACATCACCAGGTCTGGTTGCGATTCTGGCCTACGACGGCCTCTGCACATTCGAGTTCGGCATCGCCGTGGAGGTCTTCGGCCTGACCCGGCCGGAGTTCGATTTCCCGTGGTACACCCACGCCATTGCGGCGGTCGATCAAGGCCCGATGCGCGCCTTGGGCGGGATTCAGGTGCTGGCCGATGGCGGCCTGGAATTGTTGGCCGAGGCGCGCACCATCATCATTCCCGGCTGGCGCGACCGCAACGCGGCGGTGCCGGATGAACTGCTCGATGCATTGCGTCAGGCCCATGCCCGGGGTGCGCGATTGCTGTCGATCTGCTCCGGTGTATTTGTGCTGGCGGCCACCGGCCTGCTCGACGGCCACGGCGCCACCACCCATTGGCGTTACACGGCGGAACTGGCGCAGCGCTTCCCGGCGATTGCCGTCGATGCCGATGTGCTTTACGTCGATTCCGGTCAGTTGATCACCTCGGCCGGCAGCGCTGCCGGGATCGATGCCTGCCTGCATCTGGTGGCGCGGGACTTCGGCACGCAAGTCGCCAACTCGGTGGCGCGGCGACTGGTGATGTCGCCGCAGCGTACTGGCGGTCAGGCGCAATTTATTCCGACCCCGGTCAGCCCGACGCCGCGCAACGATCTGTCGCGGGTGATGCAGTGGGCGCGCGAGCGTTTGCATGAACCGCTGGAAGTGCGCGATCTGGCCAGCGAAGCGGCGATGAGTGAGCGTACGTTTCTGCGGCGTTTTACCGAGGCCAGTGGGCAGTCGCCCAAGGCGTGGTTGCAGCATGAACGGTTGGCGCGGGCGCGGGAGTTGTTGGAGAGTACGCCGCATAACACCGAGCAGATTGCCGAACGTTGCGGGTATCGGTCGGTGGAGAGTTTTCGGGTGGCGTTTCGTGGGGTGGTGGGGGTGCCGCCGTCGGTGTATCGGGAGCGGTTTGGACGTGGGGTGAAGGTCGTCGGTTCCTGA